A genomic stretch from Thermodesulforhabdus norvegica includes:
- the ispF gene encoding 2-C-methyl-D-erythritol 2,4-cyclodiphosphate synthase: protein MENGALRVGFGYDVHAFAEGRRLILGGIEIPYELGLAGHSDADVVIHSICDALLGAAALGDIGRHFPDTDPAYRGISSLILLRRVKDLLKEHGFVVSNVDVTIVAQKPRLAPYVDLMVRRICDELGWRRGLLNIKATTTEGLGFAGRGEGIASYAIALIMKIQEKNP, encoded by the coding sequence ATGGAAAATGGGGCTTTGAGAGTGGGTTTCGGTTATGACGTGCACGCTTTTGCAGAGGGCCGCAGGCTTATTCTTGGCGGTATAGAAATTCCTTACGAACTGGGGCTTGCTGGCCATTCCGATGCGGACGTGGTGATCCATTCGATATGCGATGCCCTTTTAGGAGCTGCGGCGCTGGGTGATATAGGAAGACACTTTCCCGATACCGATCCTGCATACAGGGGAATATCAAGCCTTATTCTTCTCCGCAGGGTTAAGGACCTCCTTAAGGAACATGGTTTTGTAGTGTCGAACGTAGATGTAACCATTGTGGCGCAAAAACCCAGGCTTGCCCCTTATGTTGATTTAATGGTTCGCAGGATCTGTGACGAACTCGGGTGGCGACGGGGACTGCTCAACATTAAGGCAACGACAACCGAAGGACTCGGATTTGCCGGCCGTGGCGAAGGAATTGCCTCTTACGCAATAGCACTTATAATGAAGATACAGGAGAAGAATCCATGA
- the cysS gene encoding cysteine--tRNA ligase, which produces MSLLVYNTLTRRKEPLVPIENGKIKMYVCGVTVYDYCHIGHARSAIVFDVIYRYLLHRGYDVVYVRNFTDIDDKIIRRAQEEGTDYLDVSRKFIDAFYEDMDRLGVLRPTIEPKATEHITQMIEMIRLLEEKGIAYCVEGDVYYDVTKFPEYGKLSGRRLDELMAGARIEVSDRKRNPFDFALWKASKPGEPWWESPWGKGRPGWHIECSAMSCNYLGKTFDVHGGGEDLIFPHHENEIAQSEGAFGVPFVKYWIHHGFVKINDEKMSKSLGNFLTIRDILKHVHPETLRIFVLSKHYRSPVDFSDEAIKEAERGLEKLYLTIEEARNRLPARDEIPENIPEKALINTDREFFEKVVTFPEAFREAMDNDFNTAQALGLLFELRGVLQGFLEQRGRKKLKGPAAVLASMAVETLENHARIFGILERRPEDFWQEQRLLRLSRTGMTEQEVISWIEKRNEARKVKNFEEADRIREMLARRGIRLEDTPQGTRWKVDVQ; this is translated from the coding sequence ATGAGCCTGCTTGTTTACAACACGCTAACGCGCCGTAAGGAACCTCTTGTGCCTATCGAAAACGGAAAAATCAAGATGTACGTTTGTGGTGTGACCGTTTACGACTACTGCCACATCGGTCATGCCAGGAGCGCCATAGTGTTTGACGTGATTTACAGATATCTTCTGCATCGTGGATACGATGTTGTCTACGTAAGAAATTTTACCGACATTGATGATAAGATTATCAGAAGGGCTCAGGAGGAAGGCACAGATTACCTTGATGTATCCAGGAAGTTTATCGACGCCTTTTATGAAGACATGGACAGGCTGGGAGTACTGAGGCCTACGATAGAGCCGAAGGCAACGGAACACATTACTCAGATGATCGAAATGATCCGATTGCTGGAAGAGAAGGGCATTGCTTATTGTGTGGAAGGCGATGTCTATTACGATGTTACGAAATTTCCGGAGTACGGAAAGCTTTCGGGGCGAAGGCTTGACGAGCTGATGGCCGGGGCTCGAATAGAAGTGAGCGACCGAAAGCGAAATCCCTTTGACTTTGCCCTCTGGAAGGCCAGCAAACCCGGGGAGCCCTGGTGGGAAAGTCCCTGGGGAAAGGGGCGGCCTGGATGGCACATTGAGTGCTCCGCAATGTCCTGTAATTACCTTGGCAAAACTTTTGACGTGCACGGAGGCGGAGAAGATCTGATATTTCCACATCATGAAAACGAAATTGCCCAGAGCGAAGGAGCCTTCGGAGTACCCTTTGTAAAATACTGGATTCATCACGGCTTCGTTAAGATTAACGATGAGAAGATGTCCAAATCCCTGGGAAACTTTCTTACCATTCGGGACATACTCAAACACGTTCATCCCGAAACTCTGCGCATTTTCGTTCTGAGCAAGCATTACCGGAGCCCGGTGGATTTCTCCGATGAGGCCATAAAAGAAGCAGAACGGGGACTGGAAAAACTTTATTTGACGATAGAAGAGGCGAGAAATAGACTGCCCGCTCGGGATGAGATCCCTGAAAATATCCCCGAGAAGGCTCTGATTAATACCGACAGGGAATTCTTCGAAAAGGTTGTGACTTTCCCCGAGGCTTTTCGTGAGGCTATGGATAACGATTTTAACACCGCTCAGGCTCTGGGATTGCTGTTTGAGCTGAGGGGTGTCCTTCAGGGCTTTCTTGAGCAAAGAGGTCGGAAGAAACTTAAGGGTCCGGCTGCAGTTCTTGCTTCGATGGCCGTGGAAACTCTTGAAAACCACGCAAGAATTTTCGGCATTCTGGAGCGAAGGCCCGAAGATTTCTGGCAGGAGCAGAGGCTCCTTAGATTAAGTCGGACGGGAATGACCGAGCAGGAGGTCATTTCCTGGATTGAGAAAAGAAACGAGGCACGGAAGGTTAAAAATTTTGAAGAAGCCGATCGAATCAGGGAAATGCTGGCCAGGAGAGGAATACGCCTTGAGGATACTCCTCAGGGAACACGCTGGAAGGTTGATGTTCAGTAG
- a CDS encoding bifunctional nuclease family protein, giving the protein MEQIEFVETKEVYIKTDRLQGNMVVLKETEDSPYYFVMFVGDAEITAIAKEKGFVDPKRPLTHDLYLTILHQAGVTFEKIEIYDLRENTFYAKVYANIGGEQRIFDSRPSDAVALALHEKIPILVNRKLMHKELTPEEMKEYEEIVKTVKF; this is encoded by the coding sequence ATGGAACAGATAGAATTTGTTGAAACCAAAGAGGTTTATATAAAGACAGATAGGTTACAGGGGAATATGGTCGTACTCAAGGAAACCGAGGACTCTCCGTACTATTTCGTCATGTTCGTTGGCGATGCGGAAATTACGGCCATTGCAAAGGAAAAAGGTTTTGTGGATCCCAAGAGACCTTTGACCCATGACCTCTATCTAACCATTCTCCATCAGGCCGGTGTCACCTTTGAGAAGATAGAAATCTACGACCTGAGGGAAAATACATTTTACGCAAAGGTTTATGCCAATATCGGCGGAGAACAGAGGATCTTCGACAGTCGTCCCAGTGATGCGGTGGCACTGGCTCTCCACGAGAAGATTCCGATACTTGTGAACAGGAAACTCATGCATAAAGAGCTCACTCCGGAGGAGATGAAAGAGTACGAGGAGATTGTAAAAACCGTAAAATTTTAA
- a CDS encoding SMI1/KNR4 family protein translates to MNSRTSEKRISIQDFVKKELGVRLPDPVVRFLVAHEECLSDNPYDRSRWKSGFGDVHFICGTTRAFREQFENFPRELIIIGYLGEDSVIIDHRVNEMGLYVAVDVRNNGVYIVDSLGKAKKVGDSFSSWIEHFVSCLKDHPGETDKESFLKHIGEVLRRWRNKET, encoded by the coding sequence GTGAATTCCAGGACCAGTGAAAAAAGAATTTCAATTCAGGACTTTGTTAAAAAAGAACTGGGAGTGAGACTCCCTGATCCGGTTGTGCGTTTTCTTGTGGCCCATGAAGAATGTCTCAGTGATAACCCTTACGATAGATCCAGATGGAAGTCGGGGTTTGGAGATGTTCACTTCATCTGCGGGACGACTCGTGCTTTCAGAGAACAGTTTGAAAATTTCCCGAGAGAGCTCATCATAATAGGATACCTGGGTGAAGATTCCGTAATAATCGATCATCGGGTAAACGAAATGGGCCTATATGTTGCCGTGGATGTGAGAAATAACGGCGTGTACATTGTTGATTCTCTGGGCAAAGCAAAGAAAGTAGGCGATTCCTTTTCTTCATGGATTGAGCATTTCGTGTCGTGCTTGAAGGATCACCCGGGGGAAACCGATAAAGAGAGCTTTCTGAAGCATATCGGTGAGGTTTTGAGAAGATGGCGAAATAAAGAGACCTGA
- the htpX gene encoding zinc metalloprotease HtpX — translation MGNQFRTFILLAGLTVFIVLMGRLIGGPVGMIFALVLAGIMNLAGYWFSDKIVLSMYGAREVSEAEAPELYHMVRELAMQANLPMPKVYIIPSEAPNAFATGRNPEHAAVAVTEGILRLMEPHEIRGVLGHELAHVKNRDILIQSVAATLAGAVMVLADMARWAAFFGGVRSDDDDGGVAGIVGTLALAIIAPIAAMLIQLAISRSREYLADETGAKIAGNPEFLASALEKLGMATQKIPMVEARPATAHMFIVNPLTGGGLLSLFSTHPPIEERVRRLRAMALSRY, via the coding sequence ATGGGAAATCAATTCAGAACCTTCATACTGCTTGCGGGACTTACCGTATTTATCGTGCTGATGGGAAGGCTTATCGGTGGGCCGGTGGGAATGATCTTTGCTCTGGTTCTTGCCGGTATTATGAACCTGGCCGGTTACTGGTTCTCCGACAAGATAGTACTGTCCATGTACGGGGCCAGAGAGGTTTCCGAGGCCGAGGCTCCGGAGCTTTACCACATGGTCAGAGAGCTTGCAATGCAGGCAAATTTACCCATGCCAAAGGTTTACATAATTCCGAGTGAGGCTCCCAATGCTTTTGCCACAGGCCGCAATCCTGAACACGCTGCGGTTGCGGTAACGGAAGGAATCCTCCGTCTTATGGAACCTCATGAAATTCGCGGAGTTCTTGGTCACGAACTTGCGCACGTTAAAAACCGCGATATTCTAATCCAATCGGTAGCTGCAACTCTGGCGGGAGCCGTAATGGTTCTGGCAGATATGGCCAGGTGGGCTGCCTTTTTCGGCGGCGTCAGGTCCGATGATGACGACGGAGGAGTAGCCGGAATAGTGGGCACTCTTGCACTGGCAATTATCGCCCCAATTGCGGCAATGCTGATTCAGCTGGCGATATCCAGGTCTCGAGAATATCTGGCGGATGAAACAGGGGCAAAGATTGCCGGCAATCCTGAATTCCTGGCAAGTGCGCTTGAAAAGCTCGGCATGGCCACGCAGAAAATCCCCATGGTAGAAGCACGACCCGCCACTGCCCATATGTTCATCGTTAATCCGCTTACAGGAGGCGGTTTGTTGAGCCTGTTCAGCACCCATCCGCCTATTGAAGAAAGAGTCCGAAGACTAAGAGCAATGGCTCTGAGCCGTTATTAA
- a CDS encoding DUF3106 domain-containing protein, protein MMKESTVKGYKRAVALALCVLLFGSLVSCFAVGNAHAKRGSTRQWEDLSPQERNILMERYERYRNLPEYQKELMRKRYEQWKNLSPSEREQIRRYLDEWDSLSPEQREAIRRKLKQKF, encoded by the coding sequence ATGATGAAGGAATCCACGGTTAAGGGTTACAAAAGAGCCGTTGCACTAGCTTTGTGTGTTCTCCTATTCGGCTCTCTGGTCTCCTGTTTTGCCGTTGGTAATGCTCATGCCAAAAGAGGTTCAACACGCCAATGGGAAGATCTGTCGCCTCAAGAGCGCAATATTCTTATGGAGCGGTACGAACGTTACAGGAACCTGCCGGAATATCAGAAAGAACTCATGAGAAAACGTTACGAACAGTGGAAGAATTTGTCTCCTTCAGAACGCGAGCAAATAAGGCGCTACCTTGACGAATGGGATAGCCTTTCACCCGAACAGAGGGAAGCCATTAGAAGGAAACTAAAGCAAAAGTTCTAG
- a CDS encoding anti-sigma factor family protein, whose product MKCSWNIVAASGTWDELSEAERKEFQKHLTTCDECAKIYEEINLLLASFRKCPEPKPLSPLETETLIFRSTEREKVSFRSIFTTLRRPVLATVVTILILTTGVLVAKNIISPKVEDEIAEQIDFLENMDVIEKLVKVVDNVPQDQSFDYRGPGAWNDEGIHG is encoded by the coding sequence GGCCGCTTCCGGAACATGGGATGAGCTTTCGGAGGCCGAACGAAAAGAATTTCAAAAACACCTTACAACATGTGATGAATGTGCGAAGATATACGAGGAAATCAACTTATTACTGGCTTCTTTCAGAAAATGCCCGGAGCCGAAACCCCTATCCCCGCTGGAAACCGAAACGTTAATCTTCAGATCAACTGAAAGAGAGAAAGTCTCTTTTAGATCAATCTTTACTACCCTTAGGAGACCTGTCCTTGCAACGGTCGTCACCATTCTGATACTAACCACCGGTGTTTTAGTGGCAAAAAATATTATAAGCCCTAAAGTTGAAGACGAAATCGCAGAACAAATTGATTTTCTTGAAAACATGGACGTCATCGAAAAGCTCGTCAAAGTGGTTGATAACGTGCCACAGGATCAGTCTTTCGATTACAGAGGTCCCGGAGCCTGGAATGATGAAGGAATCCACGGTTAA